A section of the Serratia liquefaciens ATCC 27592 genome encodes:
- the tpiA gene encoding triose-phosphate isomerase yields MRHPLVMGNWKLNGSTHMVNELIAALRNELSSVDGCGVAIAPPVMYLDQAKHALAGSRIALGAQNVDVNLSGAFTGEVSADMLKDIGAQYIIIGHSERRTYHKETDAAIAEKFAVLKKAGLIPVLCIGETDAENEAGKTEEVCARQIDAVLKTQGAEAFKGAVIAYEPIWAIGTGKSATPAQAQAVHKFIRDHIAKQDAAVAAEVIIQYGGSVNDKNAAELFTQPDIDGALVGGASLKADAFAVIVKAAAAAKKA; encoded by the coding sequence ATGCGTCATCCATTAGTTATGGGTAACTGGAAGCTTAACGGCAGCACTCACATGGTTAACGAACTGATCGCCGCTCTGCGCAATGAGCTGAGCAGCGTTGACGGCTGTGGCGTCGCTATCGCACCGCCTGTGATGTACCTGGACCAGGCGAAACACGCACTGGCCGGCAGCCGCATTGCTCTGGGCGCTCAAAACGTAGACGTGAACCTGTCCGGCGCATTCACCGGTGAAGTTTCCGCCGACATGCTGAAAGATATCGGTGCGCAATACATCATCATCGGCCACTCCGAGCGTCGTACTTACCATAAAGAAACCGATGCAGCGATCGCCGAGAAATTTGCCGTGCTGAAAAAAGCCGGCCTGATCCCAGTGCTGTGCATCGGTGAAACCGACGCAGAAAACGAAGCGGGTAAAACCGAAGAAGTTTGTGCACGCCAGATCGACGCCGTGCTGAAAACTCAGGGCGCAGAAGCCTTCAAAGGCGCGGTTATCGCTTATGAGCCAATCTGGGCTATCGGTACCGGTAAATCCGCCACCCCTGCGCAGGCTCAGGCAGTACACAAATTTATCCGCGATCACATCGCTAAACAGGACGCTGCAGTAGCTGCAGAAGTGATCATCCAGTACGGCGGTTCTGTGAACGATAAAAATGCCGCCGAGCTGTTCACTCAGCCGGACATCGACGGCGCGCTGGTTGGCGGCGCCTCACTGAAAGCCGATGCTTTCGCTGTGATCGTCAAAGCCGCTGCCGCTGCTAAAAAAGCCTGA
- a CDS encoding sulfate ABC transporter substrate-binding protein, with translation MRKWGVGLTIMLLASGAMAKDIQLLNVSYDPTREFYQEYNTAFGKYWQQQTGDKVTVRQSHGGSGKQATSVINGIEADVVTLALAYDVDAIAERGRIDKDWIKRLPDNSAPYTSTIVFLVRKGNPKQIHDWQDLIKPGVSVITPNPKTSGGARWNYLAAWGYALHQNNNDQAKAQEFVKNLYKNVEVLDSGARGSTNTFVERGIGDVLIAWENEALLAEKELGKDKFEIITPSESILAEPTVSVVDKVVDKRGTRDVATAYLKYLYTPEGQTIAAKNYYRPRDAAVAAKFAEQFPKLKLFTVDDTFGGWTQAQKVHFATGGVFDEISKR, from the coding sequence ATGCGTAAATGGGGTGTAGGTCTGACAATAATGCTGTTGGCGTCCGGCGCCATGGCGAAAGATATCCAACTGCTGAACGTTTCGTACGACCCGACACGCGAGTTCTATCAGGAATATAACACCGCATTCGGTAAATATTGGCAGCAGCAGACCGGCGATAAAGTGACGGTACGTCAGTCACATGGTGGCTCCGGCAAGCAGGCGACCTCGGTGATTAACGGTATTGAAGCCGATGTGGTCACGCTGGCGCTGGCCTATGACGTGGATGCCATTGCCGAACGCGGACGCATCGATAAAGATTGGATCAAACGCCTGCCGGACAACTCGGCACCTTATACCTCGACCATTGTATTTCTGGTGCGTAAAGGCAACCCAAAACAAATTCACGACTGGCAAGATCTGATTAAGCCGGGCGTCTCGGTGATCACCCCGAACCCGAAAACTTCTGGGGGCGCACGCTGGAACTATCTGGCGGCCTGGGGTTACGCACTACACCAGAACAATAACGATCAGGCCAAAGCGCAGGAGTTCGTTAAAAACCTGTATAAGAACGTCGAAGTGCTGGATTCCGGCGCACGCGGTTCAACCAATACCTTCGTTGAGCGTGGTATTGGCGATGTGCTGATCGCCTGGGAAAACGAAGCTTTGCTGGCGGAGAAAGAGCTGGGTAAAGACAAGTTTGAAATTATCACCCCAAGCGAATCGATTTTGGCGGAGCCGACCGTCTCGGTGGTGGATAAAGTGGTTGATAAGCGCGGTACCCGTGATGTGGCGACGGCTTACCTGAAATATCTGTATACGCCGGAAGGACAAACCATCGCGGCGAAAAACTACTACCGTCCGCGTGACGCGGCTGTGGCGGCCAAGTTTGCCGAGCAATTCCCGAAACTGAAGCTGTTCACGGTGGATGATACCTTCGGCGGCTGGACTCAGGCACAGAAGGTACACTTCGCCACCGGCGGTGTGTTCGACGAAATCAGCAAACGCTGA
- the pfkA gene encoding 6-phosphofructokinase — MIKKIGVLTSGGDSPGMNAAIRGVVRAALSEGLEVFGIYDGYLGLYEDRMEQLDRYSVSDMINRGGTFLGSARFPEFRDDSVRAKAIENLKNRGIDALVVIGGDGSYMGAKRLTEEGFPCIGLPGTIDNDVAGTDYTIGFFTALETVVEAIDRLRDTSSSHQRISIVEVMGRYCGDLTLAAAIAGGCEFIVLPETEFNREDLVCEIKAGIAKGKKHAIVAITEHICDIDELARHIEQETKRETRATVLGHIQRGGSPVAYDRILASRMGAYAIELLLQGYGGRCVGIQNEKMVHHDIIDAIENMKRPFKGDWLDTAKKLY; from the coding sequence ATGATCAAGAAAATCGGTGTACTGACGAGTGGCGGTGATTCGCCGGGTATGAACGCTGCTATCCGCGGCGTTGTGCGTGCTGCACTTTCGGAAGGTCTGGAAGTTTTTGGTATTTACGATGGCTACCTTGGCTTGTACGAAGATCGCATGGAACAATTGGACCGCTATAGCGTGTCCGATATGATCAATCGCGGCGGCACTTTCCTCGGTTCAGCCCGCTTCCCTGAGTTCAGAGACGACAGCGTACGCGCCAAGGCAATTGAGAATCTGAAAAACCGCGGTATTGATGCGCTGGTGGTGATCGGCGGCGACGGTTCCTATATGGGGGCCAAACGCCTGACGGAAGAAGGTTTCCCTTGTATCGGCCTGCCAGGCACCATCGATAACGATGTGGCCGGTACCGACTACACCATCGGCTTCTTCACCGCGCTAGAAACCGTCGTGGAAGCTATTGACCGTCTGCGCGATACCTCATCTTCTCATCAGCGTATTTCCATCGTTGAAGTGATGGGACGCTACTGTGGCGATCTGACCCTGGCGGCGGCGATTGCCGGCGGTTGTGAATTTATCGTATTGCCTGAAACCGAGTTCAACCGCGAAGACCTGGTCTGCGAAATCAAGGCCGGTATTGCCAAAGGCAAAAAACACGCGATTGTGGCGATCACCGAACACATCTGCGATATCGATGAGTTGGCTCGCCATATCGAACAAGAAACCAAGCGTGAAACCCGCGCGACCGTGCTGGGCCACATTCAGCGCGGCGGCTCGCCGGTAGCTTATGACCGTATTCTGGCTTCCCGCATGGGCGCTTACGCGATTGAGTTGCTACTGCAGGGCTACGGCGGTCGTTGCGTCGGTATCCAGAACGAGAAGATGGTGCACCACGACATCATCGATGCGATCGAAAACATGAAGCGTCCGTTCAAGGGCGACTGGCTGGATACAGCGAAAAAGCTGTACTGA